The Anabaena sp. WA102 genome contains a region encoding:
- the rpmG gene encoding 50S ribosomal protein L33, with product MAKSKGARIIVTLECTECRTNPDKRSPGVSRYTSTKNRRNTTNRLELKKFCTHCNKHTVHKEIK from the coding sequence ATGGCTAAAAGTAAAGGTGCGCGCATAATAGTGACACTAGAATGCACCGAGTGTCGGACAAATCCAGATAAACGTTCCCCTGGCGTATCTCGTTATACCAGTACCAAGAACCGTAGGAACACAACCAACCGTTTAGAACTGAAAAAGTTCTGTACCCACTGCAATAAACACACAGTTCACAAGGAAATTAAGTAA
- a CDS encoding RDD family protein codes for MTLVKANQRHYPKGDLTRRGMALAMDFFGAWLLSSIVRSNEIGIQFAQIFVFIFAWLIFRVVVVYNNQGQSLGRWAFDLKILEVVNGEIVNRIPQFQTLLLREGIICFSSLLLSIFLGNIILNPAAVVLLLPLIIDGGAALSDTQMRQAFHDRFFRTVIVSSRRGYSLDIKIKRLVEKFPRNMR; via the coding sequence ATGACTCTTGTTAAAGCAAATCAAAGACACTACCCCAAAGGGGATCTTACTCGTCGAGGAATGGCTTTAGCTATGGACTTTTTCGGTGCATGGTTACTGAGTTCTATAGTGAGAAGTAATGAAATTGGTATTCAATTTGCCCAAATCTTTGTGTTTATTTTTGCTTGGTTAATTTTTCGCGTAGTCGTAGTTTACAACAATCAGGGACAAAGTTTAGGACGTTGGGCGTTTGATTTAAAGATCCTAGAAGTCGTAAATGGGGAAATAGTCAACAGAATCCCGCAATTTCAGACATTATTACTGCGAGAAGGGATTATTTGCTTTTCTAGCTTATTATTATCCATTTTCCTGGGGAATATCATCCTCAACCCCGCTGCTGTTGTATTATTGCTTCCCTTAATCATTGACGGGGGTGCGGCTTTATCTGATACTCAGATGCGTCAGGCTTTCCATGACCGCTTTTTTCGGACGGTTATAGTTTCTTCCCGTCGGGGTTATTCATTAGATATAAAAATTAAACGGTTGGTTGAAAAATTTCCCCGAAATATGAGATAA
- a CDS encoding group II intron reverse transcriptase/maturase: MIRHRENSSESWKTLPWKKFRRNIFCLQKRVYKAVQVGDKRKAKSLQKLILKSTAARLLAIRQVTQLNAGKKTAGIDGKKSLNFKERFELNELLKASVSNWKHQELREIPIPKKDGTNRMLKVPTIADRAYQCLIKYALEPAHEATFHANSYGFRTGRSAHDAQKILFLNLRSFCNGKDKRVIELDIEKCFDRINHTAIIDKLIAPKSIRQGIFRCLKAGVNPEFPEQGTPQGGVVSPLLANIALNGIESIHRYHNQGYRITDKTPKEHIIEPTIRYADDMVIILRLQDDATEILDKISQFLAERGMKVSEKKTKLTAATDGFDFLGWHFKVQKNGKFRCAPSADNFKAFRKKVKFIVNNSNYGATTKAEKLAPVVRGWRNYHRFCKMDGSRNSLFHIETRAFRVFNKESKQKRYSSKQLLDKAFPSVPYSENKHINVKGEKSPYDGDLSYWSERNSKLYDNHTSKALKRQSHKCGHCGLKMLSDEKVHLHHIDGNHQSWKTKNLLAIHESCHDYIHMSKSAS, from the coding sequence ATGATTAGACACAGAGAAAACTCTAGTGAATCCTGGAAGACGTTGCCCTGGAAGAAATTTCGCCGCAACATATTCTGCCTACAAAAACGAGTGTATAAAGCGGTTCAAGTTGGCGACAAGCGTAAAGCTAAGTCCCTACAAAAGCTGATTCTGAAATCAACCGCAGCAAGATTACTGGCTATCCGTCAAGTAACACAGCTAAATGCTGGGAAAAAGACCGCAGGAATTGACGGCAAAAAGTCCCTTAACTTTAAGGAACGCTTTGAGCTTAATGAACTGCTAAAGGCATCCGTTAGCAACTGGAAACACCAGGAGCTAAGAGAAATACCCATCCCCAAAAAGGACGGTACTAACAGGATGTTGAAAGTCCCCACTATTGCAGATAGAGCATATCAATGCCTTATCAAATACGCATTAGAACCAGCCCACGAAGCAACCTTCCATGCAAATAGCTATGGGTTTAGAACGGGACGCTCGGCTCATGACGCACAGAAAATCCTGTTCCTCAACTTACGCTCATTTTGCAATGGAAAAGATAAACGAGTTATAGAACTCGATATCGAAAAATGCTTTGATAGGATAAACCACACCGCAATCATTGATAAACTCATCGCCCCCAAGAGTATAAGACAAGGAATCTTCCGATGTCTCAAAGCCGGAGTCAATCCAGAGTTCCCCGAACAAGGAACACCTCAAGGCGGGGTGGTAAGTCCACTATTAGCTAACATCGCCTTAAATGGGATTGAAAGTATTCATAGATACCATAATCAAGGTTACAGAATCACAGACAAAACCCCAAAGGAACATATTATTGAGCCAACAATCCGTTACGCGGATGACATGGTGATAATACTCCGACTCCAAGATGATGCCACCGAAATACTTGACAAAATCAGTCAGTTCCTAGCAGAGCGGGGAATGAAAGTCAGTGAGAAAAAGACAAAGCTAACCGCCGCGACAGATGGGTTTGATTTCCTCGGCTGGCATTTCAAAGTCCAGAAAAACGGGAAGTTTAGATGCGCCCCATCAGCGGACAACTTTAAAGCTTTTCGCAAGAAAGTAAAATTCATCGTCAACAACTCGAATTATGGCGCTACCACAAAGGCGGAGAAATTAGCCCCTGTAGTTAGAGGTTGGAGGAATTACCACCGCTTCTGCAAGATGGACGGGTCTAGAAACTCGTTATTCCACATCGAAACAAGAGCTTTCAGGGTATTCAACAAGGAATCAAAACAAAAACGCTACTCTAGTAAACAATTACTAGATAAGGCGTTTCCATCAGTCCCTTACTCCGAAAACAAACACATCAATGTCAAAGGTGAGAAATCACCCTACGACGGAGATTTAAGTTACTGGAGCGAACGTAACAGCAAGCTCTATGACAACCATACCTCTAAAGCCCTCAAACGGCAAAGCCATAAATGTGGTCATTGTGGACTAAAAATGCTTAGTGACGAGAAGGTACATTTACATCATATAGATGGAAACCACCAAAGCTGGAAAACTAAAAACCTTCTAGCAATCCACGAAAGCTGCCACGATTACATACACATGAGCAAAAGCGCAAGCTAA
- the rpsR gene encoding 30S ribosomal protein S18, with protein sequence MSYYRRRLSPIKPGDAIDYKDVDLLRKFLTERGKILPRRITGLTCQQQRALTLAIKRARIVALLPFINAEG encoded by the coding sequence ATGAGTTACTATCGTCGTCGCCTTTCTCCAATTAAGCCCGGAGATGCCATTGATTACAAAGATGTAGATTTGTTGCGGAAGTTTCTTACCGAACGTGGTAAAATTTTGCCTCGGAGAATCACTGGTTTAACCTGTCAGCAACAACGCGCCCTGACTTTAGCCATTAAACGCGCCCGGATTGTGGCTTTGTTACCCTTCATTAACGCCGAAGGTTAG